From Oreochromis niloticus isolate F11D_XX linkage group LG14, O_niloticus_UMD_NMBU, whole genome shotgun sequence, one genomic window encodes:
- the sb:cb81 gene encoding mRNA decay activator protein ZFP36L1 gives MPSDFLTPFLELDEEFCKNFRSLEATDGLSTSSQQQRQQHSQRVLGFQRRHSLCPVTLPNSKFNSSSSEMTESACWGLNVTSNQQWSREGQLPRSSLSHIPFRVDRSVSMIEGNSLGGREDKAANLSPPLLLPPPGLCISNTSISSAASSSSSRPTPPPPPPPHISTRYKTELCRTYEESGACKYGAKCQFAHGMDELRGLNRHPKYKTEPCRTFHTIGFCPYGARCHFIHNADELNAGNAAASSQKQKLRPPLLRHSLSFAGFSSSPQTFQPVKESQPSSFLFTRASSVSPPPSSIGSPELLSPLFPEPGPLKHYPFSGIGDLAGDSGDSALRFFAVTDSVSARYPTSTFTPKSLPYLLPQQPPASLNACPSLQRCSSADSLSEEGYTSSCSLSSSSSGTESPSFEGRRLPIFSRLSVSDE, from the exons ATGCCCTCCGACTTTCTAACACCTTTCCTGGAACTAGATGAGGAGTTCTGCAAG AATTTCCGCAGCCTGGAGGCGACAGATGGCTTGTCTACCAGCTCCCAGCAGCAACGGCAGCAGCACAGTCAAAGGGTGCTCGGCTTCCAGCGACGTCACTCTCTCTGCCCTGTGACCCTCCCGAACTCCAAGTTCAACAGCAGCAGTTCTGAGATGACTGAGTCAGCCTGTTGGGGCCTAAATGTGACCTCCAACCAGCAGTGGAGCAGGGAGGGTCAGCTTCCCCGCTCCTCGCTCAGCCACATCCCCTTCAGAGTTGACCGCTCAGTCAGCATGATCGAGGGCAACAGTTTGGGAGGCAGAGAGGACAAAGCAGCCAACTTGTCCCCACCACTGCTACTCCCCCCACCTGGCCTATGCATCAGTAACACCTCCATCTCCTCAGccgcttcctcctcttcctccagacCCAcgcctccaccaccaccaccaccacacatcTCCACTCGATACAAGACGGAACTGTGCCGCACATATGAGGAAAGCGGGGCCTGCAAGTATGGTGCCAAGTGCCAGTTTGCTCACGGCATGGACGAGCTGAGAGGCCTCAACCGTCATCCCAAATATAAGACAGAGCCCTGCCGCACGTTCCACACCATAGGCTTCTGCCCATACGGTGCCCGCTGCCACTTCATTCACAATGCGGATGAACTCAATGCCGGCAATGCTGCTGCGTCTTCACAGAAGCAGAAGCTCAGGCCTCCTCTGCTGCGCCACAGCCTCAGTTTCGCAGGCTTCTCCTCCTCTCCGCAGACCTTCCAGCCAGTAAAGGAGTCACAGccttcttccttccttttcACCAGggcctcctctgtctctcctcctccGTCCTCCATAGGAAGCCCTGAGCTCCTCTCCCCTCTCTTTCCTGAACCCGGCCCACTGAAGCATTACCCCTTCTCTGGCATCGGTGACCTGGCTGGTGACAGTGGCGATTCAGCTCTGCGCTTCTTCGCTGTGACCGATTCTGTCAGCGCCCGGTATCCCACCTCAACTTTCACACCCAAAAGCCTTCCTTACCTCCTCCCCCAGCAGCCTCCAGCCTCCCTGAATGCCTGTCCCAGCCTTCAGCGCTGCTCCTCAGCTGACTCCCTCTCTGAAGAAGGCTACACATCCTCCTGCTCCCTCAGCTCTTCCTCCAGTGGCACAGAGTCACCGAGCTTCGAGGGCCGCCGACTGCCCATCTTCAGCCGCCTTTCTGTTTCAGATGAGTAG